A window from Drosophila kikkawai strain 14028-0561.14 chromosome 2L, DkikHiC1v2, whole genome shotgun sequence encodes these proteins:
- the Grl36a gene encoding gustatory receptor-like 36a yields the protein MPEEKYGSTRRASCGKWRSRLLRWSVLGIGWSTYIVYRSFVVGQIKYDALTGKMIIRPRNMWIKRIALVLKISAMCVDNFGLVYLTIACFPLLFISSGDLNHPKRLFEDLVEAVIFQIAFWNIGRLYYWLRSLSWNRSLVLSVNEVICVMSLIEETFGPLPIDGPVLLIIFVVQFDLTVLQIAEYLYGKMFVLALHTILLALFYNAYIAYQLLLLSWMATFNRFSKGYHQKGTPTWQERQQLQHLFCLYSRVSNGHQNIMVLWLPVATMLFSNIVVLVAHWSIVIYCVLFIDSMNAVEKWQDFLREQLGGSLTPLLRILLIGLCNDRLAKLERFLSLQLLFIDLRYSGCPEVRKGKDLEQTCFDIQLRAQPIRNQIMSMQHVCGCPFVLEFFFCTFLNALNCVQYAVANGINIKNF from the exons ATGCCTGAAGAGAAGTATGGGTCGACTCGCAGAGCTTCATGTGGGAAATGGAGATCGCGTCTGCTGCGGTGGTCTGTCTTGGGCATCGGATGGAGCACCTATATCGTGTATCGCAGCTTCGTAGTTGGACAGATAAAGTACGACGCACTTACCGGAAAGATGATTATTCGTCCCCGCAATATGTGGATCAAGAGGATTGCTCTGGTCCTGAAGATATCGGCAATGTGCGTCGACAATTTTGGCTTGGTATATCTCACTATAGCGTGTTTTCCATTGCTTTTCATATCGTCGGGTGATTTGAACCATCCAAAACGCCTTTTTGAGGACCTGGTGGAGGCCGTAATTTTCCAGATTGCTTTTTGGAATATCGGCCGTTTGTATTACTGGCTGCGTAGCCTGTCCTGGAACAGGTCCCTTGTGCTTTCAGTCAATGAGGTTATCTGCGTGATGTCCTTAATTGAGGAGACGTTTGGACCCCTTCCAATAGATGGACCTGTCCTGCTAATCATATTTGTGGTGCAGTTTGATCTGACTGTTCTGCAGATCGCCGAGTATCTTTACGGAAAGATGTTTGTCTTGGCGCTTCATACGATACTGCTAGCTCTGTTCTACAACGCGTATATCGCATACCAGTTGTTACTTTTATCCTGGATGGCAACATTCAATCGCTTTTCGAAG GGCTACCACCAGAAGGGAACACCGACTTGGCAGGAACGTCAGCAGCTCCAACACTTGTTTTGCCTTTACTCAAGGGTCAGCAACGGGCATCAGAACATTATGGTGCTGTGGCTTCCAGTGGCCACCATGCTCTTTTCCAACATCGTGGTCCTGGTGGCCCACTGGTCAATCGTCATCTACTGCGTCCTCTTTATTGACAGTATGAATGCGGTCGAAAAGTGGCAAGACTTTCTCCGGGAACAGCTGGGCGGTAGTCTGACGCCCTTGCTGAGGATTCTTCTCATCGGTTTGTGCAACGATCGCTTGGCCAAGCTGGAGAGATTCTTGAGCCTGCAGCTATTGTTTATCGATTTGCGCTATTCGGGATGTCCAGAAGTCCGGAAAGGGAAGGACTTGGAA CAAACCTGCTTTGATATACAATTAAGAGCTCAACCGATCAGGAATCAAATAATGAGCATGCAGCACGTATGTGGCTGCCCTTTCGTGCTGGAATTCTTCTTTTGTACCTTCCTGAATGCCCTAAATTGTGTTCAATATGCAGTAGCCaatggaataaacatcaaaaatttttaa
- the LOC108076996 gene encoding putative gustatory receptor 36a — translation MLDWAGLVLKAIYYYGHLIGLSNFEFDWRTGRVFTAARSTLFAIVANAIIVILLGFLLTRPINFSLIFGNSNRLHELVIITMTSLRLTAGLSTVLNRWRQRSQMKDLVKRILRLFLARPQVKRMSRWGLLIKFLPITVTDILQVAITLDAIGRGDSTFFLGMGLQLWVSGILNLAISQHFLVMLFVRAQYQLLNIELRKVIDESTELSYHAPRKAAFMTRCCNLADRLEDVAKLQSQLQTIVTQLGEVFGIQGIMVYGGYYISSVAASYMTYSIVKNGPENLGMTYRSTVLVFTWCIFYYWDAILNLFIMLYVQDDHKEMIHLLEKRTLFASGLDVRLEESFESLQLQLIRNPLKIEVLKIFSINRDSTSAMFGSLITHSIFLIQYDIQFF, via the exons ATGCTCGACTGGGCCGGTTTGGTGCTGAAGGCTATTTACTACTATGGCCACTTAATAGGACTCAGTAACTTCGAATTCGATTGGAGAACTGGTCGCGTTTTTACGGCTGCCAGAAGCACTCTTTTCGCCATTGTGGCTAACGCCATTATAGTAATTCTCCTGGGTTTCCTGCTCACCAGGCCAATTAATTTTAGTCTGATCTTTGGGAACTCGAATAGACTGCACGAGTTGGTTATCATTACTATGACCTCATTACGGCTCACTGCAG GGCTTTCTACTGTTCTCAACCGTTGGCGCCAGCGAAGCCAGATGAAGGACTTGGTCAAAAGAATTCTACGCCTTTTCTTGGCCAGGCCGCAGGTGAAAAGGATGTCACGCTGGGGACTTCTCATCAAGTTCCTCCCAATTACTGTGACTGACATTCTCCAGGTAGCAATCACCCTGGATGCCATTGGTCGTGGCGACTCGACGTTTTTTCTAGGAATGGGCTTACAGTTATGGGTGTCGGGTATTCTTAATCTGGCCATATCGCAACATTTTCTCGTGATGCTGTTTGTTCGGGCGCAGTATCAGCTGCTTAACATAGAGCTGCGAAAGGTGATCGATGAGAGCACGGAATTGAGCTACCATGCCCCACGGAAGGCAGCATTTATGACCAGATGTTGCAACCTAGCGGATCGGCTGGAGGATGTAGCCAAGCTCCAAAGCCAGCTGCAGACGATAGTAACCCAGTTGGGAGAGGTCTTCGGCATCCAGGGAATAATGGTGTATGGTGGATACTACATATCATCGGTGGCTGCCAGTTACATGACCTACAGTATCGTCAAGAATGGTCCCGAGAACTTAGGAATGACCTACAGGTCTACAGTCCTAGTTTTCACCTGGTGCATCTTTTACTATTGGGATGCAATTCTGAATCTCTTTATTATGCTGTACGTGCAGGATGATCACAAGGAGATGATTCATCTTTTAGAGAAGCGAACTTTATTCGCGTCTGGACTGGACGTTCGTCTGGAGGAGTCT TTCGAAAGCCTCCAACTGCAGCTAATACGGAACCCTCTTAAAATTGAGGTGCTGAAAATATTCAGCATAAATCGGGACTCCACGTCAGCAATGTTTGGATCTTTAATAACACATTCAATATTTCTTATTCAATATGACATTCAATTCTTTTAA
- the LOC108076946 gene encoding uncharacterized protein, translated as MKMNEEVIYTDQLLHHRCVSSQIEKTRDSWNRTASWYPEAQKQFYDRYAEIYTESLEKYGNDTYEYYARRNRLRDEYLVNTRAARAQNRRETEISMDHIKRCRASPTTNGEYGRIQPMRLFYCFP; from the coding sequence atgaagaTGAACGAGGAGGTAATATACACAGACCAGCTGCTGCACCACCGGTGTGTCTCCAGTCAGATCGAAAAGACACGCGACTCCTGGAACCGTACCGCCTCCTGGTATCCAGAAGCGCAGAAGCAATTCTATGATCGCTATGCCGAAATCTACACGGAGAGTCTGGAGAAGTACGGGAACGATACCTATGAATACTACGCCAGGAGGAATCGCCTGAGGGACGAGTACTTGGTCAATACCCGGGCGGCAAGAGCACAAAACCGCCGGGAGACGGAGATCTCAATGGATCATATCAAGCGCTGCCGGGCATCCCCCACCACAAACGGGGAATATGGAAGGATTCAGCCCATGCGTCTTTTTTACTGTTTTCCCTAA
- the LOC108076845 gene encoding putative gustatory receptor 36c, giving the protein MVHWVHLLLKSSYFYGLVIGVSNFEFDWRTGRIFTTARSTLYAIVNNGIIVLLLVVYMHGGSDFAARLFKANKLNEYVVIIMTGLRIAAGALTVFSRWSQRCELKKLVRNVISLVQAKPQLLQMSRWGILIKIFTGSVTDLLHMAITFDQISVVESRLFVGLCLQFWMAALLNLALSQHFLVLLLARAQYNMVNTELRQVIDESRHLSNHRPRNGTLMSRCCHLADKLEDMGKVQSKLQAIISQLGEIFAFQGIMVYAGYYITSVGGCYLTYSIITNGIEKIGLTQTNIILSFIWCFFYYLDAIINLFIVLNVQDDHKKMMRLLEERTLFASGLDVRLEETFESLQLQLIRNPLKMEVMKLFSVTRSMTTAMCGSLITHSIFLIQYDMEYF; this is encoded by the exons ATGGTTCACTGGGTCCATTTGCTGCTAAAATCTTCCTACTTCTACGGCCTTGTCATTGGAGTTTCCAACTTTGAGTTCGACTGGCGGACAGGACGCATCTTCACAACCGCCAGGAGCACCCTGTATGCGATCGTAAACAACGGCATCATTGTGCTGCTCCTGGTCGTCTATATGCATGGGGGTTCCGATTTCGCTGCTCGCCTTTTTAAGGCAAATAAATTGAACGAATATGTTGTCATAATCATGACTGGACTGAGGATCGCTGCAG GAGCCCTCACGGTTTTCAGCCGGTGGAGCCAGCGGTGCGAGCTAAAGAAACTTGTCAGAAATGTGATTAGCCTGGTGCAGGCCAAGCCGCAGTTGCTCCAAATGTCCCGATGGGGTATTCTCATCAAAATCTTTACGGGCTCTGTGACAGACCTGCTGCATATGGCCATTACTTTCGATCAAATCAGTGTTGTAGAATCCAGGCTTTTCGTGGGCTTATGTCTTCAGTTCTGGATGGCAGCCCTTTTGAATTTGGCACTTTCGCAGCACTTTCTAGTGCTGCTTCTCGCTCGAGCACAATATAATATGGTCAACACGGAGCTGCGACAGGTGATCGATGAGAGCAGGCACCTGAGCAACCATCGCCCACGAAATGGCACCCTTATGTCCAGGTGTTGCCACCTTGCAGATAAGTTGGAGGATATGGGAAAAGTCCAGAGTAAGCTGCAGGCGATTATTAGCCAATTGGGAGAGATATTTGCCTTTCAGGGTATAATGGTTTATGCCGGGTACTACATAACCTCGGTGGGTGGCTGCTATCTGACCTACAGTATCATCACAAATGGTATCGAGAAAATTGGACTTACTCAAACAAATATCATTCTGTCGTTTATATGGTGCTTCTTCTATTACCTGGACGCTATAATCAATCTCTTCATTGTCCTAAATGTCCAGGATGATCATAAGAAGATGATGCGACTGTTGGAGGAGCGAACTCTGTTTGCATCTGGCTTGGATGTCCGTCTGGAAGAGACT TTTGAAAGCCTACAGCTGCAGCTTATAAGAAATCCTCTCAAAATGGAAGTCatgaaattgttttccgtAACTCGGAGCATGACCACGGCCATGTGCGGATCTCTAATAACTCACTCAATATTTTTGATTCAATATGACATGGAATATTTTTAG
- the LOC108076846 gene encoding putative gustatory receptor 36c, translating into MLDWVGLLLRTVLLYSKAIGVTNFEFDWSSGRVFTTSLSTLYATVVNFIVVTLLGYQFTGSSRLFGNVSKLHEYVIIVLTVLRIIAGLITLLNRWRQRCQLMKLTSRFIRLFLSRPEALRISRWAILGKFLVASLTDFLQIAISLEAIGRVDSTLFLGMGLQFYLSAILNLAIAQHFLVMLFVRTDYQLLIRELRQVIGESKGLSYHQQRKGAFMTRCCDLADQVEDIARRQNELNSIVDQLHEIFGIQGLMVYVGYYISVVSTTYLTYSVFKYGYTDMGLTHRSVFLALTWCFFYYLDAILNFFTTLSVLDGHKELVRLMEDRTLFAIGLDIRLEQSFESLQLQLARNPLRMQIMKMCTISHSGTLAMFGSLVTHSIILIQYDMENF; encoded by the exons ATGCTTGACTGGGTCGGTTTGTTATTGAGGACTGTCCTGCTTTATAGCAAAGCTATTGGAGTTACTAATTTCGAGTTCGACTGGAGTTCAGGACGCGTGTTCACGACTTCTTTATCTACGCTATATGCCACTGTCGTTAACTTTATTGTTGTGACTCTTCTGGGCTACCAATTTACTGGGAGTTCTAGACTCTTCGGGAACGTCAGCAAGCTACACGAGTATGTCATCATTGTTTTGACCGTACTGAGGATTATTGCAG GACTCATCACACTGCTCAACCGATGGCGACAGCGGTGTCAACTGATGAAGCTGACCAGTAGGTTTATCCGCCTCTTTCTGTCCAGGCCGGAGGCTCTCAGGATATCTCGATGGGCCATTCTCGGCAAGTTCCTTGTGGCTTCTCTGACCGACTTTCTTCAAATTGCAATCTCCTTGGAAGCTATTGGCCGTGTTGACTCCACGCTGTTCTTGGGGATGGGCCTGCAGTTCTATTTGTCCGCTATACTCAACCTGGCAATAGCGCAGCATTTTCTTGTGATGCTCTTCGTTCGGACGGATTATCAGCTGCTCATCAGGGAGCTGCGACAGGTGATCGGGGAATCCAAGGGTTTGAGCTACCACCAACAGCGAAAGGGAGCCTTTATGACCAGGTGTTGCGACCTGGCGGACCAGGTGGAGGATATCGCCAGACGCCAGAACGAGCTCAATTCGATTGTGGATCAGTTGCATGAGATCTTTGGGATTCAGGGGCTAATGGTGTATGTTGGCTATTACATATCTGTAGTGTCCACAACCTACCTGACCTACAGTGTTTTCAAATATGGCTACACTGACATGGGGTTGACCCATAGATCTGTCTTCTTAGCCCTGACTTGGTGCTTCTTTTATTACCTGGACGCCATCCTCAATTTTTTCACGACTCTAAGTGTCCTGGATGGCCACAAGGAATTGGTTCGTCTGATGGAGGACCGAACTTTGTTTGCGATTGGCTTGGATATTCGACTAGAACAGTCT TTTGAGAGCCTTCAGCTACAACTGGCAAGGAACCCATTAAGAATGCAAATAATGAAAATGTGCACCATAAGTCATAGCGGAACTTTGGCCATGTTTGGATCCCTTGTTACACAttccataattttaattcaatatgaTATGGAGAACTTTTAA
- the LOC108076847 gene encoding gustatory receptor-like 36a: protein MALPVLQQCQKIRQILHLYSRISNAHQDIIVLWLPVANVLFSNVVMMMGHWASIINVVLYNHDLDTAGKWNWVLKRHLGGALGPLLKILLIGLCNDRLAQLDRRLSLQLLLIDLRLLGDGDRSHTFAKELTILLRAQPLRNPIMCKHQICDSPFVLEFVFCVLVNALSYVQYGMSMAITLDFQSSIRLMAIKY from the exons ATGGCATTACCTGTCCTCCAGCAATGCCAGAAAATCCGACAGATACTTCACTTGTATTCAAGGATCAGCAATGCGCACCAAGACATTATTGTCCTCTGGCTGCCAGTGGCCAATGTGCTCTTCTCTAACGTGGTAATGATGATGGGCCACTGGGCCTCTATCATCAACGTCGTTCTGTATAACCACGACTTAGACACGGCCGGGAAGTGGAATTGGGTTCTCAAGCGACACTTGGGCGGTGCGTTAGGCCCGCTTTTAAAGATTCTTCTCATTGGTTTGTGCAACGACCGATTGGCCCAGCTAGATAGACGCCTGAGCCTGCAGCTCCTGCTCATCGATTTGAGGCTCTTAGGTGATGGTGACAGATCGCATACTTTCGCCAAGGAGCTCACAATTCTG CTGAGAGCCCAACCTCTCAGGAATCCAATAATGTGCAAACACCAGATATGCGATAGCCCTTTCGTCTTGGAATTCGTTTTCTGCGTACTGGTGAATGCTCTAAGCTATGTGCAGTATGGGATGTCCATGGCAATAACCCTGGACTTTCAATCCAGTATTAGATTAATGGCAATTAAATACTAA
- the LOC108076848 gene encoding gustatory receptor-like 36a produces the protein MALHVLQQRQKIRQILHLYSRIINGHQDIIVLWLPVANVLFSNVVMMMGHWASIINVVLYNHDLDTAGKWNWVHQRHLGGALGPLLKILLIGLCNDRLAQLDRRLSLQLLLIDLRLLGDGDRSHTFAKELTILLRAQPLRNPIMCKHQICDSPFVLEFVFCVLVNALSYVQYGISVGKNIDFQHKLSLLPE, from the exons ATGGCATTACATGTCCTCCAGCAACGCCAGAAAATCCGCCAGATACTTCACTTGTATTCAAGGATCATCAATGGGCACCAGGACATCATTGTCCTTTGGCTGCCAGTGGCCAATGTGCTCTTCTCTAACGTGGTAATGATGATGGGCCACTGGGCCTCTATCATCAACGTCGTTCTGTATAACCACGACTTAGACACGGCCGGGAAGTGGAATTGGGTTCACCAGCGACACTTGGGCGGTGCGTTAGGCCCGCTTTTAAAGATTCTTCTCATTGGTTTGTGCAACGACCGATTGGCCCAGCTAGATAGACGCCTAAGTCTGCAGCTCCTGCTCATCGATTTGAGGCTCTTAGGTGATGGTGACAGATCGCATACTTTCGCCAAGGAGCTCACGATTCTG CTGAGAGCCCAACCTCTCAGGAATCCAATAATGTGCAAACACCAGATATGCGATAGCCCTTTCGTCTTGGAATTCGTTTTCTGCGTACTGGTGAATGCTCTAAGCTATGTGCAGTATGGGATTTCCGTTGGAAAAAACATAGACTTTCAACATAAACTTAGTTTACTGCCAGAATAA